The following proteins come from a genomic window of Phacochoerus africanus isolate WHEZ1 chromosome 9, ROS_Pafr_v1, whole genome shotgun sequence:
- the RNASE9 gene encoding inactive ribonuclease-like protein 9, with amino-acid sequence MGASGNAGNRSRHTASKWNMTPSLLHSLQENMWTLINTQPLLLLFLLLRPLLFLKTDDYAISGAKEEEFYDYTEELYAVGPTKPPTRESFKKRVLVSSDGKPLADKDYCNEEMKMKNVHNRFFCVKEHFFLQASYESIQQICYNLFVPCRNNVRKCHRGREIIKAVHCLLISGITMPTCMYKSTYKEGLVLLTCQWENEIGDIIPNHVNDIILV; translated from the exons ATGGGGGCTTCAGGGAACGCTGG CAACAGAAGCAGGCACACAGCCTCAAAGTGGAACATGACCCCTTCTCTTCTGCATTCCCTCCAGGAAAACATGTGGACTCTGATCAACACGCAGCCCCTACTTCTGCTGTTCCTGCTTCTGAGGCCACTGCTGTTCCTAAAGACAGATGACTATGCTATATCaggagcaaaagaagaagaattttatGATTACACGGAAGAATTATATGCTGTAGGGCCTACAAAACCACCCACCAGAGAATCATTTAAAAAGCGCGTCCTTGTTAGTAGTGATGGGAAACCATTAGCTGATAAAGACTACTGtaatgaagaaatgaagatgaaaaatgttCACAACAGGTTCTTCTGTGTTAAAGAACATTTCTTCCTCCAAGCATCATATGAGAGCATTCAACAGATCTGTTACAATTTATTTGTGCCATGTAGAAATAATGTTAGGAAATGTCACAGAGGTagggaaataataaaagcagTGCATTGTTTGTTAATAAGTGGGATCACAATGCCAACCTGTATGTACAAATCTACTTACAAGGAGGGACTGGTCCTTCTGACTTGTCAATGGGAAAATGAAATTGGAGATATTATTCCTAATCATGTAAATGATATTATACTGGTATAA